A region from the Beduinella massiliensis genome encodes:
- the gatC gene encoding Asp-tRNA(Asn)/Glu-tRNA(Gln) amidotransferase subunit GatC produces the protein MKITPELVDYVAALARLRLDGEARAEAQRDLARILDYVDTLGELDTGGVEPLSHAQPLQNVFREDIPAPSLSREDVLKNAPETKDGCFLAPQTFE, from the coding sequence ATGAAGATCACCCCGGAGCTCGTCGATTACGTCGCCGCGCTCGCGCGCCTTCGCCTGGATGGTGAGGCGCGCGCGGAAGCGCAGCGCGACCTCGCCCGCATTCTCGATTACGTAGACACGCTGGGGGAACTGGACACCGGCGGCGTCGAGCCCCTGAGCCACGCCCAGCCGCTTCAAAATGTCTTTCGCGAGGACATCCCCGCCCCTTCCCTTTCCAGGGAGGATGTGCTGAAAAACGCGCCCGAAACAAAGGACGGCTGCTTCCTTGCGCCACAGACGTTCGAGTGA